A window of Pararhodobacter sp. genomic DNA:
GCCTTTTGCGGTGCGGCGGCGGGCGGGGCCTTGGGCAAGGAGCGAACCTCGGAGCGGGTGCCCAGAACCTCCCATTTGCCGGCGTCGCGGGTCAAGAGGATGTCGATCAGGCCGATATGCGCCCCCCAGCAACCGCCCATCACCGCCGGTTTGCCCGAAACGGTGCCCGCGGCGATATCAACGTCGGTCAGGTTGCTGAACACCGGCGACGGAAACACCAGATGGCTATGCCCGGTCAGCAGCGCGTCAATGCCGGGCACACGGCCCAGAGGCACGGCGGCGTTTTCCATGCCCTCGGTATGGCGCGAGGCGCCGATGCCGGTATGCGCCAGAGCAATGATCAGATCGGCCCCGGCCTCGCGCATTTCGGGGACATAGGCGCGGGCGGTTTCGATGATATCGCGGGCGCGCAGGCGGCCGTCCAGGGCGTGACTGTCCCAATCCACCACCTGCGGCGGGGCAAAGCCGATGACGCCAATCCGCAAGCGGTGCTCGAACCCCTGATCATCCGCAACCATCTTGTCGATCAGCACATAGGGCTTCACCAACGTGGTGTCGCGCAGCGGGTTTGCGCCGTGCCTGACGGACAGATTCGACGACACCACGGGGAACGCAGCACCGCCCAGCGCCGTCATCAGGAAATCGAGCCCATAGTTGAATTCGTGATTGCCCAGCGTGATCGCGTCGAATTCCAGCGCGTTCATCGCGGCGATGACCGGGTGCACATCGCCCTCGCGCAGGCCGCGTTCATGGGCAACATAATCGCCCATCGGCGTGCCTTGCAGGAAGTCGCCATTGTCGAACAGCAGGGTGTTGTTGGCCTCGCTGCGCGCGTCCTCGATCATTTGCGCGGCGTTGACCAGACCGATGCCGTTCCACGGCTTGTCGGCGTAATAGTCATACGGCAGCAGGTGCAGGTGCAGGTCCGTCGTTTCGATCACCCGCAGGTGAACGGCACGTTGACCGGCAGTCAGGCCACGAAAGGTGCTGGAGTTGAGCAACGCATTTCCTCGAACGATCACGTCATTGTCCCACTGCCGCCCTGAGTCGAGGACCGAAACCCAAAGCGCAGTACGAAGCTTTGGAAATGACCGCAATCAAAGGCAAAATTTAGACAAAACGCTGTCTGTGTCATGGCAACTAAGCACACCTTCTGGTTGCAAGACAACTCTCTGGATGATCTTTCCCTTTCATATAGTGGTTTTCATAACACAGAAAATGGCTTAAAGCAGCGGCGGTTCCAAAATGGGTGCTCCGTGCAACGCGATATCGTCTTTTCTGCTGAATGGGATGACCGGACCGCCGAGGTGCGCCGCGACCCGGCCGCGATTGCGGCCTTGCGGTCGAACCCGACGACTCGGGTGTTGCCGATGTGGCGCGGGCGTCCGTTGATCGCCGGCGCGGCGCGGACCAAGGCGGGCTGGGTCGCGCCGGGGCACAAGATCCTGGACGATGCGCGCGACGATTGGGTGTTTCTGGGGCATCACGAGGGGGCTGCGCGCTTTGCGGCGGATGTGTCCTCCTGGGTGCCCGATTCGCTGGAAGAAGCAGCGATGGCCGCATTTTTTGATCCGGTGGATTATTATCACCCGGCCGTGCCCTCTGATTACGCCTTTCTGGAGCTGCGCGGCTTGATGGTGTCGCTGTCGGCGACGGATGCGGCAATGGCCTCGACGGCGCGCGCGTTGATGAATTGGCACCAGTCGCACCGCTATTGCGCGTCTTGCGGTCAGCCGAGTGTCGTCACCCAGAGCGGTTGGCAGCGGCGTTGCCCGGCGTGCAAAGCCTCGCATTTTCCGCGCACCGATCCGGTGGTGATCATGCTGGTGCTGCGCGGCAACAAGGTGCTGCTGGGGCGCTCGCCCGGTTGGCCCGAGGGGATGTATTCCACCTTGGCCGGGTTCGTCGAGCCGGGCGAGGCGCTGGAGGGGGCGGTTCGGCGCGAGGTGCATGAAGAAACCGGCATCACCGTTCGCGCGGTGCGATATGTCGGCGGACAGCCGTGGTCCTGGCCAAATTCCCTGATGCTGGGGTTTGTCGCCGTGGCCGAGGATGACGAGATCACGCTGGACCCGGTTGAACTGGAAGACGCGATTTGGGTGACGCGCGAGGACATGGTGGATGTCCTGGCCGGGCTGCATCCGACGGTGCGCCGTCCGCGCGCCGGGGCAATTGCCTATGAATTGATCACCCGGTGGCTGTCTGGCGCCCTTGATTGATTGATTAAGAGAGTAGCGACTTATGAAAATTGAAACGATCCGTGATTTCCAGCGGCCCCGCGCGCAGGTTTTGCACATGTTCCGCGATCCGGCCCGGATTGAAACGGTCCTGCAAGAGATGGGCGCGCGCGTCGAGCGTGTCTCGGTGGCGCCGCAGATGGCGTGGTCCTGTGCGATGGTCTGGCGCGAAGAACCACGCAAATTCTCGGTCAATCTTCTGGAGACGTCCACCGATGAGACGATGACCATGACCCTTGAGTCGGACCTCGCCGGGGCCGACATGGTCATGGATTTTTATGACCTCGACGACGGCGGCTGCCGGATCATCGTCGAAGCCGAATTGTCGGCGCATACGATGGTTGCCAGACTGGCGCTGCAATCGCTGCGGCTGGTGCGGGGCAAGGCCGAGGACCGGTTGAAGCGGTTTGTCGGCGCGCTTGGCGGCCCGCCTCGCAAATGAGAGGTGGCGCCGGATTGGGCGCGGCGCCGGGTCACGCGGCGGCGATGGTCGCCCGAACGGCGCGTTGCCACGCCGCATAGCGTGCCTCGCGGGTGGTCGGGTCCATGACCGGCTCGAACCGGTGATCAAGCGCCCAGAGATCGGCAAACCCCGCCGCATCCGGCATGATCCCGGCCTTGTGCCCCGCCAGCCAGGCCACGCCCAGCGCCGTGGTTTCCAGCACGGTCGGCCGGTCAACCGGCGCGCCAAGGATATCGGCCAGGAACTGCATGGCAAAGCGGCTGGCGCTCATGCCGCCATCGACGCGCAACACGCCCTGGACGGCCTCGGCCCCCTGCGAGGCCCAATCGGCGCGCATCGCATCGGCCAGATCGCGGGTCTGAAACCCGACGCTTTCCAAGGCGGCCTTGGCAAATTCGGCGGGGCCGGAGTTGCGCGACAGGCCGAACACCGCGCCCCGGCACTCGGGCCGCCAATAGGGCGCGCCAAGCCCGGTAAAGGCGGGCACGATGATCACCTGCTGCGCGGGGTCGGCGGCCTCGGCCAAAGTCTGCGTTTGCGGCGCGTCTTTGATGATTTTCAACCCATCGCGCAGCCATTGCACCACGGCCCCGGCGATGAAAATCGACCCTTCGAGCGCATAGGTCACCTGCCCGTCGATCTGATAGGCAATCGTCGTCAACAGGCGATTTGTCGAGGGCACCATCACCGTTCCGGTGTTCATCAGGGCGAAACAGCCGGTGCCGTAGGTCGATTTCAGCATCCCCGGCTGAAAACACGCCTGACCGATGGTCGCCGCCTGCTGATCGCCCGCCACGCCCAGAATGGGGATCGGCACGCCAAACAGCGTGGTCTCGCCGAAGCTGGCGTTGCAATCGCGGACCTCGGGCAGCAGGGCCATGGGCACGTTGAACAGGGCGCACAGGTCCGCATCCCAGCCGCCGGTTGCGATGTTATAGAGCATGGTGCGCGCGGCGTTGGTGGCGTCGGTGGCGTGGGTCTTGCCGCCGGTCAGCCGCCAGATCAGAAAGCAATCGACGGTGCCCAGTGCCAGCTCGCCGCGCTCGGCACGCGCGCGGGCGCCGGGCACGGCATCCAGCATCCAGGCGGCCTTGGTGGCGCTGAAATAGGGGTCCAGCAACAGGCCGGTGCGGGCGGTGACCTCGGGCTCATGGCCAGCGGCTTTGAGCGTGGCGCAAATGTCCGCGGTGCGGCGATCCTGCCAGACAATCGCGCGGTGGATCGGCTCGCCGGTGGCGCGGTCCCAGATCAGCAGCGTTTCTCGCTGATTGGTGATGCCGATGGCGGCCACCGGACCGGCCTGATCCAGCGCGGCGCGGCAGGTTTCCAGCGTGGTGTCCCACAGGTCGGCGGGATCATGCTCGACCCAGCCCGACGCGGGAAAATGCTGCGGAAACTCGCACTGGGCCAGAGCTTTGACGCGCAACTCGGCGTCAAAGATGATGGCGCGGCTCGAGGTGGTGCCCTGGTCGATGGCGAGTATCTGCATGGTTCGGCGTCCTTTGGCGTGCGCTAGAGTGACCGCGCGCGGCGCGCAGGTCAACATGGGGGTGACAGGGCGCGGGGCATCTGATTGTCTGATCGAAACGCAAAGGGGGTTCGCCATGTCCACCGATTTCCAGCCAGTCTCGGGCTTCGTTCTGCCGCGCTATGCCGGGGTTCCGACCTTCATGCGCCTGCCGCATATCCCGCTGGATGACCCGCGATTGGCGCAGGTTCACATCGGCCTGATCGGCGCGCCCTGGGATGGCGGCACCACCAACCGCCCCGGCCCCCGCCACGGTCCCCGGCAATTGCGCGACGCCTCGACGATGATCCGCGCGCAGCATGGCATAACCGGCCTGCGCCCGTTCGAGGCCGCCAATTGCGCGGACCTTGGCGATGTGGCGCCCAACCCGGCCGATGTGCAGGACAGCCTGCGCCGCATGACCGAGTTTTACACCCAGGTCCGCGCCGCCGGGATCGTGCCGCTGACGGCAGGCGGCGACCATCTGTGCACTCTGCCGATCCTGCGGGCGCTGGCGCATGACCGGCCCCTTGGCATGATCCATTTCGACAGCCACACCGACCTGTTCCACAGCTATTTCAACGGCATGATGTACACCCACGGCACCCCGTTCCGCCGCGCGGTGGAGGAGGAACTGCTGGACCCAAAGCGCGTCTGCATGATCGGCATTCGCGGCACCGCCTATGACAGCGAGGACCGCGAGTTCGCACGCTCCGTCGGTATCCGCGTGATCCCGATCGAGGAATTCCACAAGCGCGGCGTTGCGGATGTGATGGCTGAAGCGCGCGAGATTGCGGGCGCGGGCGACACCTACGTCAGCTATGACATCGACTTTGTCGACCCGGCCTTTGCCCCCGGCACCGGCACGCCCGAGGTTGGCGGCCCCAGCAGTTGGCAGGCGCTGGAATGCGCGCGGCTG
This region includes:
- a CDS encoding agmatinase, coding for MSTDFQPVSGFVLPRYAGVPTFMRLPHIPLDDPRLAQVHIGLIGAPWDGGTTNRPGPRHGPRQLRDASTMIRAQHGITGLRPFEAANCADLGDVAPNPADVQDSLRRMTEFYTQVRAAGIVPLTAGGDHLCTLPILRALAHDRPLGMIHFDSHTDLFHSYFNGMMYTHGTPFRRAVEEELLDPKRVCMIGIRGTAYDSEDREFARSVGIRVIPIEEFHKRGVADVMAEAREIAGAGDTYVSYDIDFVDPAFAPGTGTPEVGGPSSWQALECARLLAGIKIVGADLVEVSPPFDPSGGTAYLGASLMFEMLCAIVQAKS
- a CDS encoding bifunctional 2',3'-cyclic-nucleotide 2'-phosphodiesterase/3'-nucleotidase — its product is MIVRGNALLNSSTFRGLTAGQRAVHLRVIETTDLHLHLLPYDYYADKPWNGIGLVNAAQMIEDARSEANNTLLFDNGDFLQGTPMGDYVAHERGLREGDVHPVIAAMNALEFDAITLGNHEFNYGLDFLMTALGGAAFPVVSSNLSVRHGANPLRDTTLVKPYVLIDKMVADDQGFEHRLRIGVIGFAPPQVVDWDSHALDGRLRARDIIETARAYVPEMREAGADLIIALAHTGIGASRHTEGMENAAVPLGRVPGIDALLTGHSHLVFPSPVFSNLTDVDIAAGTVSGKPAVMGGCWGAHIGLIDILLTRDAGKWEVLGTRSEVRSLPKAPPAAAPQKAQRVAAAVAAAHTDTLAAIRRPVGQSEQPLHSYFTHLGEFDALRVVAEAQRAYVAAQLTDPDLMDLPILSAVAPFKSGGRSGPAGYTDIAAGPLALRHIADLYAFPNAIAALCLTGKEITEWLERSASAFSQVRLGSTGTLLRDPDFPGYNFEMINPLDVVLDLSKPARYNADGTMINDKAHRVASVSLHGAPLDPEARYILCTNSYRAGGAGNFAGARSANLVLSDEAVARDIVRQYVAQSDTVHVGTGGSLRFTPMPDTSVVFETGPKARHHLSEIARYNPVPRGLTRSGFLRLKLDLSGEV
- the glpK gene encoding glycerol kinase GlpK, with amino-acid sequence MQILAIDQGTTSSRAIIFDAELRVKALAQCEFPQHFPASGWVEHDPADLWDTTLETCRAALDQAGPVAAIGITNQRETLLIWDRATGEPIHRAIVWQDRRTADICATLKAAGHEPEVTARTGLLLDPYFSATKAAWMLDAVPGARARAERGELALGTVDCFLIWRLTGGKTHATDATNAARTMLYNIATGGWDADLCALFNVPMALLPEVRDCNASFGETTLFGVPIPILGVAGDQQAATIGQACFQPGMLKSTYGTGCFALMNTGTVMVPSTNRLLTTIAYQIDGQVTYALEGSIFIAGAVVQWLRDGLKIIKDAPQTQTLAEAADPAQQVIIVPAFTGLGAPYWRPECRGAVFGLSRNSGPAEFAKAALESVGFQTRDLADAMRADWASQGAEAVQGVLRVDGGMSASRFAMQFLADILGAPVDRPTVLETTALGVAWLAGHKAGIMPDAAGFADLWALDHRFEPVMDPTTREARYAAWQRAVRATIAAA
- the nudC gene encoding NAD(+) diphosphatase; protein product: MQRDIVFSAEWDDRTAEVRRDPAAIAALRSNPTTRVLPMWRGRPLIAGAARTKAGWVAPGHKILDDARDDWVFLGHHEGAARFAADVSSWVPDSLEEAAMAAFFDPVDYYHPAVPSDYAFLELRGLMVSLSATDAAMASTARALMNWHQSHRYCASCGQPSVVTQSGWQRRCPACKASHFPRTDPVVIMLVLRGNKVLLGRSPGWPEGMYSTLAGFVEPGEALEGAVRREVHEETGITVRAVRYVGGQPWSWPNSLMLGFVAVAEDDEITLDPVELEDAIWVTREDMVDVLAGLHPTVRRPRAGAIAYELITRWLSGALD